In the Paenibacillus sp. FSL H7-0357 genome, one interval contains:
- the argF gene encoding ornithine carbamoyltransferase — translation MSQGVQNAANTIAQQLKGRDLLELNDYSPEEITYLIDLAIELKQKQKNGEVYQPLKGKTIGLIFEKSSTRTRVSFEVGMYQLGGHALFLSKNDIQLGRGETVGDTAQVMSRYLDGIMIRTFGHDKVEDLARYASVPVINGLSDLAHPCQVLADYQTVYEHKGKLKGLKLAYIGDGNNMAHSLLIGGAKLGVHVSIAGPEGYEPDAAVVAEAREIAKETGSVIVITRSPQEAVQDADVIYTDVWASMGFEAEQLAREAAFKDYQVNEELVKGAKSDYLFLHCLPAHREEEVSTGVIDGPNSVIFDQAENRLHAQKALMAALMG, via the coding sequence ATGAGCCAGGGTGTACAAAACGCTGCGAATACAATCGCACAGCAGCTCAAAGGCCGGGATTTACTGGAGCTGAACGATTACAGTCCGGAAGAAATCACGTATTTGATCGATTTGGCCATCGAGCTGAAACAGAAGCAAAAGAACGGCGAGGTCTATCAGCCGCTAAAGGGCAAGACGATCGGACTGATCTTCGAGAAATCCTCAACCCGCACACGCGTTTCATTTGAAGTGGGGATGTATCAGCTGGGCGGACATGCGCTTTTCTTAAGCAAAAATGACATTCAGCTCGGACGCGGAGAAACGGTCGGCGATACGGCGCAGGTAATGTCCCGTTATCTTGACGGCATCATGATCCGTACCTTTGGCCATGATAAAGTGGAGGATCTGGCGCGTTATGCCTCAGTTCCTGTAATCAACGGGCTGAGCGACCTGGCGCATCCTTGCCAGGTGCTGGCCGATTACCAGACGGTCTATGAGCACAAGGGTAAGCTTAAAGGGTTGAAGCTGGCTTATATCGGCGACGGCAACAACATGGCACATTCCCTGCTGATCGGCGGAGCCAAGCTGGGTGTGCATGTCTCCATCGCCGGACCGGAAGGCTATGAGCCGGATGCCGCTGTGGTCGCGGAAGCGCGGGAGATCGCCAAGGAGACGGGGTCTGTCATCGTTATTACCCGCAGCCCGCAGGAAGCGGTGCAGGATGCCGATGTCATCTACACGGACGTGTGGGCGAGCATGGGCTTTGAGGCCGAGCAGCTGGCTCGCGAAGCGGCGTTCAAGGACTATCAGGTCAATGAGGAACTGGTCAAAGGCGCGAAGAGCGACTACCTGTTCCTGCATTGCCTGCCGGCCCACCGCGAGGAAGAGGTCAGCACCGGTGTAATCGACGGGCCGAATTCGGTCATCTTTGACCAGGCCGAGAACCGCCTGCATGCGCAGAAGGCCTTGATGGCCGCGCTTATGGGCTAA
- a CDS encoding aspartate aminotransferase family protein: MSKLTQAEKDSLTGATENRSAELEDQGAAPAKLGAVFPSYARYDISLVKGKGSWVWDDQGNKYLDFMCGLAVTSLGHAPEKVGAKLKAQIDTLWHVSNLFHIPGQDRVAALLTGNSCADQVFFCNSGAEANEAAIKLARRYHQKVKGTGRYEVITFEQSFHGRTLATLTATGQQKVKEGFLPLPAGFKTVPLHDLPALKEAISENTAAIMLEMVLAEGGVLEVQQEFLDAVVELCKEHGLLLIVDEVQTGMGRTGKLFAHQHYGIEPDIFTLAKGVASGFPAGVMLGKGYLREAFSPGSHASTFGGTPLAAAVMEATIETMLEDELPQRAAEMGRYLTGLLGEKLADTPFVKEIRGKGLLIGIECQSPVSDIVLAGQKQGLLFVQAGPNVIRLLPNLYVSKEEIHQAVDILSELIHTYANKENGEAGS, encoded by the coding sequence ATGAGTAAGCTAACGCAAGCGGAAAAGGATTCTTTGACAGGGGCAACGGAAAACCGTTCAGCGGAACTGGAGGATCAGGGGGCTGCTCCTGCCAAGCTGGGTGCGGTATTCCCGTCCTATGCCAGATATGACATTAGTCTGGTCAAGGGCAAAGGCAGCTGGGTATGGGATGATCAGGGCAACAAATATCTCGATTTCATGTGTGGTCTGGCTGTGACCAGTCTGGGGCACGCTCCGGAGAAGGTTGGCGCGAAGCTGAAGGCGCAGATTGATACGCTATGGCATGTGTCGAACCTGTTCCACATTCCGGGCCAGGACCGGGTAGCTGCGCTGCTTACGGGCAACAGCTGTGCGGATCAGGTATTCTTTTGCAATAGTGGAGCAGAAGCGAATGAGGCTGCGATCAAGCTGGCCCGCCGCTATCACCAGAAGGTAAAGGGCACGGGGCGTTATGAGGTTATCACGTTCGAACAATCCTTCCATGGCCGCACATTGGCGACACTTACGGCTACCGGCCAGCAGAAGGTTAAAGAAGGCTTCCTGCCGCTTCCGGCAGGCTTTAAGACGGTGCCTTTGCATGATCTTCCGGCGCTTAAGGAAGCGATCTCCGAGAATACCGCAGCCATTATGCTGGAGATGGTGCTGGCGGAAGGCGGTGTGCTTGAGGTGCAGCAGGAGTTCCTGGACGCAGTGGTGGAGCTGTGCAAGGAGCATGGTCTGCTGCTGATCGTCGATGAAGTGCAGACCGGCATGGGCCGTACAGGCAAGCTGTTTGCACATCAGCATTACGGCATTGAGCCGGATATTTTCACTTTGGCCAAAGGTGTGGCCAGCGGTTTTCCGGCGGGGGTTATGCTGGGCAAAGGCTATTTGCGTGAAGCCTTCAGCCCGGGCAGCCATGCGAGCACCTTCGGGGGCACGCCGCTTGCCGCAGCGGTGATGGAAGCGACCATCGAGACGATGCTCGAAGATGAGCTGCCGCAGCGCGCAGCCGAAATGGGCCGGTACCTCACCGGATTGCTGGGAGAGAAGCTGGCAGATACGCCGTTTGTGAAGGAGATCCGCGGCAAAGGCTTGTTGATCGGCATCGAATGCCAGTCACCGGTAAGCGATATTGTGCTGGCCGGACAGAAGCAGGGATTGCTGTTCGTACAGGCCGGACCGAATGTGATTCGGCTGCTGCCTAATTTATATGTAAGCAAAGAGGAGATCCACCAGGCGGTGGACATCCTTTCCGAACTAATTCATACTTATGCTAACAAAGAAAACGGGGAGGCAGGTTCATGA
- the argB gene encoding acetylglutamate kinase — translation MTDERIEKNKAGGLFVMKCGGSTLAALPDSFFEDLRELQSSGVKPVIVHGGGPAISGNLAKLGIESRFVNGLRVTTEEVLDVVEMTLAGSINKAIVRRIQGSGGQALGLSGVDGNLIMAKPVANSDEVGQVGEVTAVKAEIIEGILDLGYIPVIAPIGVDAAGQRYNINADTAAGAVASFVESPKMIVVTDVPGIMRTVEGQKIVLPSVTVAEIEELIESGEIYGGMIPKVRAAMDCIQGSVSEVVIVDGKEPKVLSRVLQGEELGTRIISS, via the coding sequence ATGACCGATGAACGTATAGAGAAGAATAAGGCTGGCGGGCTGTTCGTGATGAAATGCGGCGGCAGTACGCTGGCGGCATTGCCTGACTCTTTTTTTGAGGATTTAAGAGAGTTGCAGAGCAGCGGTGTGAAGCCTGTGATCGTTCACGGCGGTGGCCCGGCCATCTCCGGAAATTTGGCGAAGCTGGGTATTGAGAGCCGTTTCGTGAACGGCCTGCGGGTGACGACCGAGGAAGTGCTGGATGTGGTGGAGATGACCTTAGCCGGGAGTATCAACAAGGCGATTGTCCGAAGAATTCAGGGCAGCGGCGGGCAGGCCCTTGGCCTATCTGGTGTCGACGGGAATCTCATCATGGCCAAACCGGTAGCGAACAGCGATGAAGTGGGCCAGGTCGGTGAAGTAACCGCGGTCAAAGCAGAGATCATCGAGGGTATTCTTGATTTGGGCTATATTCCTGTAATTGCTCCTATCGGTGTGGATGCTGCGGGCCAGCGCTACAATATTAATGCGGATACTGCAGCCGGAGCAGTGGCTTCTTTTGTGGAGTCGCCCAAAATGATTGTAGTGACGGATGTTCCCGGCATTATGCGTACAGTGGAAGGACAGAAGATCGTGCTTCCGTCGGTGACGGTGGCGGAGATTGAAGAATTGATCGAAAGCGGCGAAATCTACGGCGGGATGATTCCTAAAGTTCGGGCCGCGATGGACTGCATTCAGGGCAGTGTGTCGGAGGTCGTTATTGTGGACGGCAAGGAGCCGAAAGTACTCAGCCGGGTGCTGCAGGGCGAAGAGCTGGGAACGAGAATTATCTCTTCCTAA
- the argJ gene encoding bifunctional ornithine acetyltransferase/N-acetylglutamate synthase, with protein sequence MNEIKAYTVVEGGSITAPKGFTSGGLHCGLKKTDRNDLAAILCEVPATAAAVYTTNVFQAAPLKVTRESLANGVLQAVIVNSGNANACTGEQGEADAYEMRAAAARHLGVNELDVAVASTGVIGELLKMDCVRSGIAGLPEKLDEGAAGAEEFCQAILTTDLVKKECCVKVLVGGEEVTIAGAAKGSGMIHPNMATMLGFMTTDAVIDGEALLTLLRTATNSTFNMITVDGDTSTNDMLVAMASGLAGNEKLTRLHPDWDAFAAAFIHVCKTLAKAIARDGEGATKLIEVQISGAVHDEAAGAIAKTVVGSSLVKSAIFGADANWGRIIAAVGRAGVPVSPERVDISLGEIEVLKQSRPVAFDEEKALHYLQKSDTILITVALSDGDGTATAWGCDLTYDYVRINAAYRT encoded by the coding sequence ATGAATGAGATTAAAGCATATACCGTCGTGGAAGGCGGAAGTATAACTGCACCGAAGGGATTTACCTCTGGAGGGCTGCACTGCGGCCTCAAAAAAACAGACCGCAATGACCTTGCGGCCATCCTTTGCGAGGTGCCTGCCACAGCTGCTGCTGTCTATACGACCAATGTATTTCAGGCTGCTCCGCTGAAGGTGACACGGGAAAGTCTGGCGAACGGGGTATTGCAGGCGGTAATCGTAAACAGCGGAAACGCCAATGCCTGCACTGGTGAACAGGGGGAAGCCGATGCCTATGAAATGCGCGCCGCCGCTGCACGTCATCTTGGTGTGAATGAGCTGGATGTGGCGGTCGCTTCTACCGGGGTAATCGGTGAGCTGCTGAAGATGGATTGTGTACGCAGCGGAATAGCCGGACTTCCGGAGAAGCTGGATGAGGGAGCGGCTGGTGCGGAGGAATTCTGCCAGGCTATTTTGACTACCGATCTGGTGAAAAAAGAATGCTGCGTGAAGGTACTTGTCGGCGGCGAGGAAGTTACAATTGCCGGAGCGGCTAAAGGTTCGGGAATGATTCATCCCAATATGGCCACGATGCTGGGCTTCATGACCACGGATGCGGTCATTGATGGGGAAGCTCTGCTGACCCTGCTGCGCACGGCTACCAATTCAACATTTAATATGATCACGGTGGATGGAGATACGAGCACCAATGATATGCTGGTAGCGATGGCCAGCGGTCTGGCCGGGAACGAGAAGCTGACGCGGCTTCATCCGGATTGGGATGCTTTTGCTGCTGCGTTTATACATGTCTGCAAGACGTTGGCCAAGGCAATTGCCCGTGACGGCGAGGGTGCAACGAAGCTTATTGAAGTGCAGATCAGCGGGGCGGTCCATGACGAGGCTGCAGGTGCGATTGCCAAAACGGTGGTCGGCTCCAGTCTGGTCAAATCGGCGATATTCGGTGCGGATGCCAACTGGGGAAGAATTATTGCTGCGGTGGGACGCGCGGGAGTTCCTGTATCACCAGAGCGTGTAGACATTTCGCTGGGAGAGATCGAGGTGCTGAAGCAGTCGCGTCCGGTTGCTTTTGATGAAGAGAAGGCACTTCACTATTTGCAAAAGAGCGATACGATATTGATTACCGTAGCTTTATCTGATGGGGACGGTACGGCTACAGCCTGGGGCTGTGATCTCACTTATGATTATGTGCGGATCAATGCGGCCTACCGTACCTGA
- the argC gene encoding N-acetyl-gamma-glutamyl-phosphate reductase, with amino-acid sequence MTVEGKLRAAIVGSTGYGGVELIRLLQNHPDIEVTSVISSSSAGEPIENGFPHLTGIIQRNLDGVDPAEIAGRADVVFTATPSGVSAKLVPQLLEAGLKVVDLSGDFRLKDGAEYEQWYKHPAPPQAYLEQAVYGLCEVFGERAAGVDFISNPGCYPTATLLGLIPALKAGWIKHDSIIIDAKSGVSGAGRGTSLMVHFAEINENLKAYKINKHQHIPEIEQVLTEIAGEKVTVTFTTHLVPMNRGIMSTMYAGMNGNYSEQDFVELYREYYEGRPFVRVRGAGVVPATKEVSGSNYCDIGFATDGRTGRVTIVSVIDNIVKGAAGQAIQNLNLMMGWEETRGLGYTPVYP; translated from the coding sequence ATGACAGTGGAAGGCAAGCTGAGAGCGGCAATTGTCGGATCAACGGGTTATGGAGGCGTGGAGCTGATTAGGCTGCTGCAGAACCACCCTGATATAGAGGTTACATCAGTGATCTCCTCATCGAGTGCGGGCGAGCCCATTGAGAATGGTTTCCCCCACTTAACGGGAATTATCCAGCGCAATCTGGATGGTGTAGACCCGGCAGAGATCGCCGGAAGGGCGGATGTCGTGTTCACGGCTACGCCGTCGGGAGTCAGTGCGAAGCTGGTGCCGCAATTGCTGGAGGCAGGACTGAAGGTCGTCGATTTATCGGGTGATTTCCGGCTGAAAGACGGTGCGGAGTATGAACAGTGGTATAAGCATCCGGCTCCCCCTCAAGCTTACCTGGAGCAGGCGGTCTACGGCTTATGTGAGGTATTCGGGGAACGTGCCGCCGGCGTGGATTTTATCTCTAATCCGGGCTGTTATCCTACGGCAACACTGCTGGGGCTGATTCCGGCTCTGAAGGCAGGCTGGATTAAGCATGACAGTATCATTATTGATGCAAAATCGGGAGTTTCCGGGGCAGGGCGCGGAACGAGTCTGATGGTCCATTTTGCCGAGATCAATGAGAATCTCAAAGCCTATAAAATCAACAAACACCAGCATATCCCCGAAATTGAGCAGGTCCTCACGGAGATTGCCGGAGAGAAGGTAACCGTAACGTTCACTACGCATCTGGTTCCGATGAACCGGGGGATTATGAGTACGATGTATGCCGGGATGAACGGAAATTATAGCGAGCAGGATTTTGTGGAATTATACCGTGAGTATTATGAAGGCAGACCGTTTGTCCGCGTCCGCGGGGCTGGCGTAGTTCCGGCGACGAAAGAAGTCAGCGGCTCCAACTACTGCGATATCGGGTTTGCCACAGATGGTCGTACAGGTCGGGTTACCATAGTGTCCGTGATTGACAACATCGTTAAGGGCGCAGCAGGGCAAGCGATTCAGAACCTGAATTTGATGATGGGATGGGAGGAAACCCGTGGCCTTGGCTACACGCCTGTGTATCCGTAA
- a CDS encoding YitT family protein, protein MQKINSRNKPPLIPLNGPLRHTVDIVLILVGSLITALAFNLFFLPNQIASGGVSGLSVLAEAWFHAEPAFTQWALNIPLFVLGIIFLGKQYGIRSLLGSFVLPLFIYLTKDGPVPTTNPLLASIYGGIGVGLGLGLVFRGRGSTGGLTILAQIIQKITGFSFSLSVVLLDGTVITLAAFVLGMEQAMYALIGLFVTGKVINALEVGFSTTKVAYIISDQTEEISQAILNDLDRGLTKLKAEGGYTGDNRTVLMAVVGQNEITRLKAIVRSVDPGAFVIITEAHEVLGEGFKREA, encoded by the coding sequence ATGCAAAAAATCAATTCACGCAACAAACCCCCGTTGATCCCGCTGAACGGTCCGCTGCGCCATACCGTAGATATTGTGCTCATCCTGGTCGGGTCGCTGATTACCGCGCTTGCTTTTAATCTGTTTTTCTTGCCGAACCAGATTGCATCCGGCGGGGTATCGGGATTGTCCGTACTTGCCGAAGCCTGGTTTCATGCAGAGCCGGCATTTACGCAGTGGGCGCTGAATATCCCGCTGTTTGTACTGGGGATCATTTTTCTCGGCAAGCAATATGGAATCCGCTCCTTGCTGGGGAGCTTTGTGCTGCCGCTGTTTATTTACCTGACCAAAGATGGGCCTGTTCCTACAACAAACCCGCTGCTGGCTTCTATCTATGGTGGTATCGGCGTGGGGCTGGGTCTGGGTCTGGTTTTCCGCGGGCGCGGTTCGACAGGTGGTTTGACCATTCTGGCGCAGATTATCCAGAAGATCACCGGGTTCAGCTTCTCACTCTCCGTTGTGCTGCTGGACGGCACGGTCATCACGCTGGCTGCTTTTGTACTGGGGATGGAGCAGGCGATGTACGCATTGATCGGGCTGTTCGTTACAGGCAAGGTAATCAACGCGCTGGAGGTAGGCTTTAGTACGACCAAAGTTGCGTATATTATTTCGGATCAGACGGAAGAGATATCGCAGGCGATCTTAAACGACCTGGACCGTGGTCTGACTAAGCTGAAGGCTGAGGGCGGATATACTGGTGACAATCGTACGGTGCTCATGGCAGTTGTCGGGCAGAATGAGATTACGAGGCTGAAAGCCATTGTCCGCTCAGTCGATCCGGGCGCGTTTGTCATTATAACGGAGGCTCATGAAGTATTGGGCGAAGGCTTTAAAAGAGAAGCATAG
- the prfB gene encoding peptide chain release factor 2 (programmed frameshift) → MIDANVKQDLREIGKKLTNLRGSLDLDLKQEMIANFEEKMAAPGFWDDPEKAQGVIAEMNAVKSSVDQYEKLQQDYEDAAMMTELADEEGDDALAAEIAGTIRSVGSKVDEFELQLLLNQPYDKLNAILELHPGAGGTESQDWGQMLLRMYTRWAEKHGFKVEVLDYLPGDEAGIKSVTLLIKGFNAYGYLKTEKGVHRLVRISPFDSSGRRHTSFVSCDVVPEISDDVEVEIRTEDLKIDTYRASGAGGQHINTTDSAVRITHLPTGVVVTCQNERSQIKNREQAMKMLRSKLYERKLQEQQQHLDEIRGEQSDIAWGSQIRSYVFHPYSMVKDHRTSVETGNVGAVMDGDLDLFIDGYLRSQIKTEVE, encoded by the exons ATGATCGATGCTAACGTGAAGCAAGACCTGCGTGAAATAGGCAAGAAACTAACCAACCTTAGGGGGTCTCTT GACTTAGATCTGAAGCAGGAGATGATCGCAAACTTTGAGGAGAAAATGGCTGCTCCCGGATTTTGGGATGATCCTGAGAAGGCACAAGGTGTAATCGCCGAGATGAACGCGGTAAAATCCAGCGTGGATCAGTATGAGAAGCTGCAGCAGGATTATGAAGATGCCGCAATGATGACTGAGCTTGCCGATGAAGAAGGCGACGACGCCCTGGCAGCAGAGATTGCCGGAACCATCCGCAGTGTGGGCAGTAAAGTCGATGAGTTCGAGCTTCAGCTGTTGCTGAACCAGCCGTATGACAAGCTGAATGCAATTTTGGAGCTGCACCCGGGTGCTGGTGGAACGGAATCCCAGGATTGGGGACAGATGCTGCTGCGAATGTATACGCGGTGGGCGGAAAAGCACGGATTTAAAGTAGAGGTGCTCGATTATCTGCCGGGTGATGAAGCGGGGATTAAGAGTGTTACACTGCTGATCAAGGGTTTTAATGCCTATGGCTATTTAAAGACTGAAAAAGGGGTCCACCGGCTGGTGCGCATTTCACCGTTCGACTCTTCCGGAAGACGCCATACTTCTTTTGTCTCCTGTGATGTCGTTCCGGAAATATCCGATGACGTAGAGGTGGAGATCCGTACAGAGGATCTGAAGATCGATACGTACCGGGCGAGCGGCGCAGGCGGTCAGCATATCAATACAACCGACTCTGCCGTGCGGATTACCCACTTACCGACAGGTGTAGTGGTAACCTGCCAGAACGAGCGCTCGCAGATCAAAAACCGGGAACAGGCAATGAAAATGCTCCGTTCCAAGCTGTATGAGCGCAAACTGCAGGAACAACAGCAGCATTTGGATGAGATCCGCGGCGAGCAATCTGATATTGCCTGGGGAAGCCAGATTCGCTCTTATGTATTCCATCCCTATAGCATGGTAAAGGATCACCGCACTTCCGTGGAAACAGGGAATGTCGGAGCGGTCATGGACGGCGATTTGGATCTGTTCATTGACGGGTACTTGCGGAGTCAAATTAAAACAGAGGTTGAATAA
- the secA gene encoding preprotein translocase subunit SecA gives MLGLVKKIFGDTNERDVKRLMKTVEVINGLEPDFVALSDEALKAKTEEFRARIEKGETLEEILPEAFATVREASKRTLGMRHFDVQLVGGMALHEGRISEMKTGEGKTLVGTLPVYLNALLGKGVHVVTVNDYLAQRDSAQMAQIYNFLGLTVGVNLNGMDHADKQSAYACDITYGTNNEFGFDYLRDNMVLYKEQMVQRPLYFCIIDEVDSILIDEARTPLIISGQAEKSTELYYAADRFVKKLTAEEDYTIDIKVKSVALTEKGVATAERAFGIENLYDHAHVTLNHHIVQALKANAIMRRDVDYVVNDEEVVIVDEFTGRLMAGRRYSDGLHQAIEAKEEIQVQNESMTLATITFQNYFRMYRKLGGMTGTAKTEEEEFKKIYGLEVLQVPTNKPNKRDDMPDVVYKSENGKFNAVVAEIVERHKKNQPVLVGTVSIENSERVSEMLKRKGVRHQVLNAKHHEAEAEIISHAGQPGTVTIATNMAGRGTDIVLGEGVTDLGGLHIIGTERHESRRIDNQLRGRAGRQGDPGSTQFYLSLGDELMKRFGADNVLNMMDRLGFEEDQPIESRMITRAVESAQKRVEGNNFDIRKVVLQYDDVMNQQREIIYKQRREILESDNIKDIVVEMIKPVIDRVVNAHCSDDIPENWELQEVADYVNSKLLEEGVLTRDDLWGKEVEEIIEYIFTRVLEKYAAREERLGAELVREFEKVIVLRSVDSKWMDHIDAMDQLRQGIHLRAYGGTDPLREYQFEGFEMFNAMTASIQEEVATYIMKAHIETNQERQSVVEEDKISTNAEPAEKRPVHVESAIGRNDPCPCGSGKKYKNCHGQNA, from the coding sequence ATGCTAGGACTTGTAAAGAAAATATTCGGCGACACCAATGAACGGGATGTCAAACGTCTAATGAAGACGGTCGAAGTAATTAATGGACTGGAGCCGGATTTTGTGGCGCTTTCGGATGAAGCGCTCAAAGCTAAGACTGAAGAATTCCGTGCCCGTATTGAGAAGGGCGAAACCTTGGAAGAGATTCTTCCCGAGGCCTTTGCAACCGTACGCGAAGCTTCCAAACGGACGCTGGGCATGCGGCATTTTGACGTACAGCTGGTTGGGGGAATGGCGCTGCATGAAGGCCGGATCTCCGAGATGAAGACAGGTGAAGGTAAGACACTGGTAGGAACGCTGCCGGTATATTTGAATGCATTGCTGGGTAAAGGCGTGCATGTTGTAACCGTAAATGACTATCTCGCTCAGCGCGACAGTGCGCAAATGGCACAAATTTATAACTTCCTGGGCTTGACCGTCGGGGTGAACCTGAACGGTATGGACCATGCTGATAAACAAAGCGCTTATGCCTGCGATATTACGTATGGCACGAACAATGAATTCGGCTTCGACTACCTGCGTGACAACATGGTGCTCTACAAGGAGCAAATGGTACAACGCCCGCTATACTTCTGTATTATTGATGAGGTTGACTCCATCTTGATTGATGAAGCCCGTACCCCGCTTATTATTTCCGGACAGGCTGAGAAATCGACAGAGTTGTATTACGCCGCAGACCGTTTCGTGAAGAAGCTGACTGCTGAAGAGGACTATACGATTGATATTAAAGTGAAGTCCGTGGCTTTGACCGAGAAGGGTGTCGCTACGGCTGAACGTGCTTTTGGCATTGAGAATCTATACGACCATGCCCATGTAACCTTGAACCATCATATCGTACAAGCCCTCAAGGCTAATGCTATTATGCGCCGTGATGTGGATTATGTAGTAAATGATGAAGAGGTTGTTATTGTCGATGAATTCACGGGCCGTCTGATGGCCGGACGCCGTTATAGTGACGGACTGCATCAAGCGATTGAAGCCAAGGAAGAGATTCAGGTACAGAATGAAAGCATGACGCTCGCTACAATTACGTTCCAGAACTACTTCCGGATGTACCGTAAGCTGGGTGGTATGACAGGTACTGCGAAGACGGAAGAAGAGGAATTCAAGAAGATCTACGGGCTGGAAGTTCTCCAGGTGCCGACCAATAAACCTAACAAACGTGATGATATGCCAGACGTCGTGTACAAGAGCGAAAATGGCAAATTCAACGCTGTAGTAGCGGAGATTGTAGAGCGCCACAAAAAGAACCAGCCAGTACTGGTAGGTACAGTATCCATCGAGAATTCCGAACGCGTATCTGAAATGCTGAAACGCAAGGGTGTTAGACACCAGGTGCTGAACGCCAAACATCACGAGGCTGAAGCAGAAATTATCTCTCATGCCGGACAACCGGGAACAGTAACTATCGCTACGAATATGGCTGGCCGTGGTACGGATATTGTACTGGGTGAAGGTGTGACCGATCTTGGTGGCCTGCATATTATTGGTACGGAGCGGCATGAATCCCGGCGGATTGATAACCAGCTGCGTGGACGCGCGGGACGTCAAGGCGACCCGGGCTCAACTCAATTTTATCTGTCGCTTGGCGACGAACTGATGAAACGCTTCGGAGCGGACAATGTCCTGAATATGATGGACCGTCTCGGATTCGAAGAAGATCAGCCGATTGAGAGCCGTATGATTACCCGTGCAGTGGAATCTGCCCAGAAGCGGGTAGAAGGTAACAACTTTGATATCCGTAAGGTCGTATTGCAATATGATGACGTAATGAATCAGCAGCGTGAGATTATCTACAAACAACGCCGTGAAATTCTGGAGTCTGACAACATTAAAGATATCGTAGTGGAAATGATCAAGCCGGTCATTGACCGTGTGGTTAACGCCCACTGTAGTGATGATATTCCGGAAAACTGGGAGCTTCAAGAGGTTGCTGATTATGTAAACAGCAAGCTGTTGGAAGAAGGCGTTTTGACACGTGACGATCTTTGGGGCAAGGAAGTTGAAGAGATCATCGAGTACATCTTCACCCGTGTGCTGGAGAAATATGCAGCCCGTGAAGAACGTCTGGGTGCTGAGCTGGTACGCGAATTCGAGAAGGTTATCGTACTTCGTTCCGTAGACAGCAAATGGATGGATCATATTGATGCGATGGATCAGCTTCGTCAAGGGATTCACCTGCGCGCTTACGGCGGTACTGATCCGCTTCGCGAATATCAATTCGAAGGCTTTGAAATGTTCAATGCCATGACCGCCAGCATTCAGGAAGAAGTAGCGACCTACATTATGAAGGCGCACATTGAGACGAATCAGGAACGCCAGTCAGTAGTGGAAGAGGACAAAATCTCCACAAATGCCGAGCCTGCCGAGAAACGTCCGGTGCATGTAGAGTCTGCGATTGGCCGCAACGACCCTTGCCCTTGCGGAAGCGGCAAGAAGTACAAGAACTGCCACGGACAGAACGCGTAA
- the hpf gene encoding ribosome hibernation-promoting factor, HPF/YfiA family: MQFSIRGQQIEVTDALREYVDKKLSRLEKYFDAPPTSEGYVTLGVVRGLHTVEVTIPLAGVTLRAEDRSDDMYASIDAVVDKLERQIRKHKTKLNRKFRQEGSLKTLFVEGSPSAVAVEEQDYDDLEVVRNKRFTLKPMDVEEAILQMNMVGHNFFVFSNIDTSEVSVVYKRNDGKYGLIEQN; the protein is encoded by the coding sequence ATGCAATTCAGCATTCGAGGTCAACAAATTGAAGTGACCGACGCTTTGAGAGAATATGTTGATAAGAAGCTCAGCAGACTTGAGAAGTATTTCGATGCACCCCCTACCTCAGAAGGATATGTGACGCTTGGCGTTGTCCGCGGCCTTCATACGGTGGAGGTAACCATTCCACTGGCAGGTGTGACGCTTCGTGCCGAGGACCGCAGTGATGACATGTACGCTTCCATTGATGCAGTTGTGGACAAGCTGGAACGCCAAATCCGTAAGCACAAGACCAAACTTAATCGTAAGTTCCGCCAGGAAGGAAGCCTGAAGACGCTGTTTGTAGAAGGATCCCCTAGTGCTGTTGCTGTAGAGGAACAGGATTATGATGATTTGGAAGTTGTGCGTAACAAGCGGTTTACCTTGAAGCCTATGGATGTCGAGGAAGCGATCCTGCAAATGAACATGGTTGGACATAATTTCTTTGTGTTCTCCAACATCGACACTTCTGAAGTGAGTGTTGTTTACAAACGGAATGATGGAAAGTATGGCTTGATTGAACAGAACTAG